A region of Panthera uncia isolate 11264 chromosome D4, Puncia_PCG_1.0, whole genome shotgun sequence DNA encodes the following proteins:
- the AJM1 gene encoding apical junction component 1 homolog, with translation MTRTDPPDLLVSTVYQDIKVAAPGPASRRPPCERPVPPPAAPAPFNKRHCRSFDFLEALDGEAMEARPEPPPPEPAAPRARPRDGEPRRRARSKSSAPRATPGLAPAPASPPVLPRRGREAQRTARGEASPHREPAYPALRALANELHPIKLQPQRGGPGRIAPLCAATGRCAPPEPPAGPAPHVRCRLDIKPDDAVLQHTARGSRSCGPAETMPWARPAPQLHGLTVPGPRHVALSRTPTPSDTYCADPRALYCDGPLPGPRDYTERRSLPFTTPPGPTQFFYTEEPEGHAGGFTASPGLPFDGYYARPFPSEEPPVPSPRRGGGGYYAGEVRTFPVQEPPSRSYYGEAARAYGPPYGPPCGPRYVPEEPPRAHPALRPFYTEDFGRYRDRDVLARTYPHPRGSPAWGDWGLRPYRTLQVVPPPDPGPLLASWHGGTGTSPPRLVTDSRHYSRSWDNILAPGPRREDPLGRGRSYENLLGREAREPRGASPEGRRPPVVVNLSTSPRRYAALSLSETSLSEKGRVGEGPGRNWYVTPEITITDNDLRAGERQPARAWELPGGRPRPSPPAAPDGPTGGRQRSLEQLDELITDLVIDSRPPAGQAPEPAADGLGRQLRRLLDSRPAGSGAPALAPRSPPASAGSAEEPAGQGQAADASPEPSADEDDLMTCSNARCRRTETMFNACLYFKSCHSCYTYYCSRLCRREDWDAHKARCVYGRVGSVCRHVLQFCRDSGPVHRAFSRIARVGFLSRGRGVLFLGFPSPGSADNFLRFGLEGLLLSPTYLSLRELATHAAPLGSYARELAAAGRLYEPAECFLLSVSVAVGPGATPPGTSARPAPAPRSPGPTVRKFAKVALAAGSPARPPPARGREADMETLILTPPPGTAGLDQEGEAGRRAREVAFIHIQRELRLRGVFLRHEFPRVYEQLCEFVEANRRFTPTTIYPTDRRTGRPFMCMIMAASEPRALDWVASANLLDDIM, from the exons ATGACCCGCACGGACCCGCCGGACCTGTTGGTGTCGACCGTGTACCAGGACATCAAGGTGGCGGCCCCCGGGCCCGCGTCGCGGCGCCCGCCATGTGAGCGCCCCGTGCCCCCGCCAGCTGCGCCCGCGCCTTTCAACAAGCGCCACTGTCGCAGCTTCGACTTCCTGGAGGCGCTGGACGGGGAGGCCATGGAGGCCCGACCCGAGCCGCCGCCCCCGGAGCCGGCCGCGCCGCGCGCCCGGCCCCGCGATGGCGAGCCCCGGCGCCGCGCCCGCTCCAAGAGC AGCGCGCCCCGCGCGACCCCGGGCCTGGCGCCCGCGCCCGCCTCGCCGCCGGTGCTGCCGCGCCGAGGCCGGGAGGCCCAACGGACAGCGCGGGGCGAGGCATCGCCGCATCGGGAGCCCGCGTACCCGGCGCTGCGCGCGCTCGCCAATGAATTGCACCCCATCAAGCTGCAGCCGCAGCGGGGCGGCCCCGGCCGCATCGCGCCCCTCTGCGCCGCCACGGGCCGCTGCGCACCCCCCGAGCCGCCCGCCGGGCCTGCACCCCACGTCCGCTGCCGCCTGGACATCAAGCCGGACGACGCGGTGCTGCAACACACCGCCCGGGGCTCGCGGTCCTGCGGGCCCGCGGAGACCATGCCCTGGGCACGCCCTGCCCCGCAGCTCCACGGCCTCACGGTGCCCGGACCTCGCCACGTGGCGCTGTcgcgcacccccacccccagtgacaCGTACTGCGCGGATCCGCGAGCGCTGTACTGCGACGGTCCCCTGCCTGGGCCCCGGGACTATACGGAGCGCCGAAGTCTGCCCTTCACCACTCCGCCGGGTCCCACCCAATTCTTCTACACCGAGGAGCCCGAGGGCCACGCTGGTGGCTTTACGGCCAGCCCTGGGCTGCCCTTCGACGGCTACTATGCCAGGCCCTTCCCGTCGGAGGAGCCCCCTGTGCCCAGCCCaaggcgcggcggcggcggctacTACGCAGGTGAAGTGCGCACCTTCCCGGTCCAGGAGCCGCCCTCCCGTTCCTACTATGGGGAGGCCGCTCGAGCCTACGGCCCGCCCTACGGCCCGCCCTGTGGCCCCCGCTATGTTCCCGAGGAGCCGCCGCGGGCCCACCCCGCTCTCCGCCCCTTTTACACAGAGGACTTCGGGCGGTACCGCGATCGCGACGTTCTAGCTCGGACTTACCCACACCCACGAGGCAGCCCCGCCTGGGGTGACTGGGGCCTGCGGCCTTACCGCACCCTGCAGGTGGTGCCTCCCCCGGACCCTGGCCCATTGCTCGCCTCTTGGCACGGCGGCACCGGCACCAGCCCGCCCCGGTTGGTCACTGACAGCCGCCACTACTCGCGCTCCTGGGACAACATCCTGGCGCCGGGGCCGCGCCGGGAGGACCCCCTGGGCCGCGGCCGCAGCTACGAAAACCTGCTGGGGCGAGAGGCACGGGAGCCGAGAGGCGCATCCCCCGAAGGCCGGCGCCCGCCCGTCGTCGTGAACCTCTCCACCTCGCCCAGACGCTATGCAGCGCTGTCTCTGTCCGAGACGTCGCTGTCGGAGAAGGGCCGCGTGGGCGAGGGCCCGGGCCGCAACTGGTATGTCACGCCTGAGATCACCATCACCGACAACGACCTGCGAGCCGGGGAGCGACAGCCAGCCAGGGCCTGGGAGCTGCCGGGAGGGCGACCCCGGCCGTCTCCGCCCGCCGCCCCAGATGGGCCCACTGGTGGCCGCCAGCGCAGCCTCGAGCAACTGGACGAGCTCATCACCGACCTGGTCATCGACTCTCGGCCCCCCGCGGGCCAAGCCCCGGAGCCCGCGGCCGATGGACTGGGCCGCCAGCTGCGCCGCCTGCTGGACTCCAGGCCCGCGGGCTCCGGGGCACCCGCGCTGGCGCCGCGCTCGCCACCCGCGTCCGCCGGCAGCGCCGAGGAGCCGGCCGGCCAGGGGCAGGCTGCCGACGCGTCCCCGGAGCCCAGCGCCGACGAGGACGACCTGATGACGTGCTCCAACGCACGCTGCCGGCGCACCGAGACCATGTTCAACGCCTGCCTCTACTTCAAGTCCTGCCACAGCTGCTACACCTACTACTGCTCGCGCCTGTGTCGCCGCGAAGACTGGGACGCGCACAAGGCACGCTGCGTGTACGGCCGCGTGGGCAGCGTGTGCCGCCACGTGCTGCAGTTCTGCCGCGACAGCGGCCCCGTTCACCGCGCCTTCTCGCGCATCGCGCGTGTCGGCTTCTTGTCGCGCGGTCGCGGCGTGCTCTTCCTGGGCTTCCCGAGCCCTGGCTCTGCAGACAACTTCCTGCGCTTCGGCCTCGAGGGGCTGCTGCTGTCGCCCACCTACCTGTCGCTGCGCGAGCTGGCCACGCACGCGGCGCCCCTGGGCAGCTATGCGCGCGAGCTGGCCGCCGCCGGGCGCCTCTACGAGCCGGCCGAGTGCTTCTTGCTCAGTGTGTCGGTGGCCGTGGGCCCCGGCGCCACGCCCCCCGGCACCTCCGCCCGGCCCGCCCCCGCACCGCGCAGCCCTGGGCCCACGGTGCGTAAGTTCGCCAAGGTGGCGTTGGCGGCCGGCAGCCCGGCTCGACCGCCCCCGGCTCGAGGTCGCGAGGCCGACATGGAGACGCTGATCCTGACTCCGCCGCCAGGCACCGCAGGCCTGGACCAAGAAGGCGAGGCAGGCCGGCGCGCGCGCGAGGTGGCCTTCATCCACATCCAGCGCGAGCTGCGGCTGCGCGGCGTCTTCCTGCGCCACGAGTTCCCGCGCGTCTACGAACAGCTCTGCGAGTTCGTCGAGGCCAACCGGCGCTTCACGCCCACCACCATCTACCCCACGGACCGGCGCACCGGCCGCCCCTTCATGTGCATGATCATGGCTGCCTCCGAGCCGCGCGCACTCGACTGGGTGGCCAGCGCCAACCTGCTGGACGACATCATGTGA
- the RABL6 gene encoding rab-like protein 6 isoform X2 codes for MFSALKKLVGSEQAPGRDKNIPAGLQSMNQALQRRFAKGVQYNMKIVIRGDRNTGKTALWHRLQGKQFVEEYIPTQEIRVTSIHWNYKTTDDIVKVEVWDVVDKGKCRRRGDGLKVENDPQEAESEMALDAEFLDVYKNCNGVVMMFDITKQWTFNYILRELPKVPAHVPVCVLGNYRDMGEHRVVLPDDVRDFIDNLDRPPGSSYFRYAESSMKNSFGLKYLHKFFNIPFLQLQRETLLRQLETNQLDVDATLEELSVQQETEDQNYDIFLEMMEARSRGHTSPLAANGQSPSSGSQSPVVPPSTVSTGSSSPSTPQPAPQLPLQPPSACPCPPAPAEAPPPPAAPAPRRSIISRLFGTSPAAEAAPSSPEPAPASEAPAKVQNVEDFVPEDGLDRSFLDDTAPRKEEKKVEAKVSQDSDSDGEAPGGNPLVAGFQDDVGLEDRPPAGPVPRRDTTASEEEAAGMAGHTKATAATPQKRAEPETKRPSTQASRPPRAVESRRPGVRKSHRQDPSGGREEKRGEQVASSSSSSDPEGPIAAQMLSFVMDDPDFESDSDTQRKAEEFPVREDLSDDTDEDARPAQPPPPPKPPVSSFRLKNDSDLFGLGLEETGHKEISDEEKEGKPPSKEKKKKKKKSKEEEEKAARKKSKQKKSRDKEEGRQERRRRPRGTTERTAADELEAFLGGAAPSGHLRGGGDYEEL; via the exons ATGTTTTCCGCGCTCAAGAAGCTGGTGGGGTCGGAGCAGGCTCCCGGCCGCGACAAGAATATCCCCGCCGGGCTGCAATCCATGAACCAGGCGCTGCAGAGGCGCTTCGCCAAAGGGGTGCAGTACAACA tgaagATTGTGATCCGAGGAGACAGGAACACGGGCAAGACCGCGCTGTGGCACCGGCTGCAGGGCAAGCAGTTCGTGGAGGAGTACATCCCCACGCAGGAGATCCGGGTCACCAGCATCCACTGGAACTACAAAA CCACTGACGACATCGTGAAAGTTGAGGTCTGGGACGTAGTTGACAAAG GGAAGTGCAGGCGGCGAGGTGACGGCCTGAAGGTGGAGAACGACCCCCAGGAG GCGGAGTCCGAGATGGCCCTGGACGCCGAGTTCCTGGACGTGTACAAGAACTGTAACGGGGTGGTCATGATGTTCGACATCACCAAGCAGTG GACCTTCAACTACATTCTCCGGGAGCTTCCCAAGGTGCCGGCCCACGTGCCGGTGTGCGTGCTGGGGAACTACCGCGACATGGGCGAGCACCGAGTCGTCCTGCCCGACGACGTGCGTGACTTCATCGACAACCtggacag GCCCCCGGGCTCCTCCTACTTCCGCTACGCCGAGTCCTCCATGAAAAACAGCTTTGGCCTGAAATACCTTCACAAATTCTTCAACATCCCGTTCCTGCAGCTCCAG AGAGAGACGCTGCTCCGGCAGCTGGAGACGAACCAGCTGGACGTGGACGCCACGCTGGAGGAGCTGTCGGTGCAGCAGGAGACAGAGGACCAGAACTACGACAT CTTCCTCGAGATGATGGAGGCACGCAGCCGTGGCCACACGTCCCCACTGGCCGCCAACGGGCAGAGCCCGTCCTCAGGCTCCCAGTCTCCGGTGGTGCCCCCGAGCACCGTGTCCACGGGCAGCTCCAGCCCCAGCACGCCCCAGCCGGCCCCACAGCTGCCCCTCCAACCCCCCtcggcctgcccctgccccccagcccctgcagagGCCCCACCGCCTCCCGCAGCCCCCGCCCCGCGGCGCAGCATCATCTCGAGGCTGTTCGGGACGTCGCCAGCCGCCGAGGCGGCCCCTTCATCCCCAG AGCCAGCCCCGGCCTCAGAGGCCCCGGCAAAAGTCCAGAACGTGGAGGATTTTGTTCCCGAAGATGGCCTTGACCGCAGCTTCCTGGATGACACGGCCCCccggaaggaggagaagaaagtcGAAGCCAAGGTCTCACAGGACAGTGACAG CGATGGGGAGGCCCCGGGGGGGAACCCACTGGTGGCAGGCTTCCAGGACGACGTGGGCCTTGAAGACAGGCCGCCCGCGGGCCCTGTCCCCAGGAGAGACACCACTGCCAGCGAGGAGGAAGCAGCGGGGATGGCGGGGCACACCAAGGCCACTGCCGCGACCCCCCAAAAGCGCGCCGAGCCAGAGACCAAACG GCCATCCACACAGGCCTCGAGGCCACCTAGGGCCGTGGAGTCCCGCCGGCCAGGTGTCCGCAAGTCCCACCGCCAGGACCCCTCAGGAGGCCGCGAGGAGAAGAGGGGTGAGCAGGTggcatcatcatcgtcatcaagTGACCCCGAGGGGCCCATCGCCGCTCAGATGCTGTCCTTCGTCATGGACGACCCTGACTTCGAGAGCGACTCAGACACTCAGCGGAAAGCG GAGGAGTTCCCGGTGCGAGAGGACCTCTCTGACGACACGGACGAGGACGCCCGCCCTGCccagccacccccgccccccaagccCCCCGTGTCCTCCTTCAGACTGAAGAATGACTCGGACCTCTTTGGGCTGGGACTGGAGGAGACGGGCCACAAGGAGATCAGTGACGAAG AGAAGGAGGGCAAGCCTCCCtccaaggagaagaagaagaaaaagaagaaaagcaaagag gaggaagaaaaggccgcgaggaagaaaagcaagcagaagaagagCAGGGACAAGGAGGAGGGCAGGcaggagcggcggcggcggcccagGGGCACCACCGAGAGGACCGCAGCCGACGAGCTGGAAGCCTTCCTGGGGGGTGCGGCGCCGAGCGGCCACCTCCGCGGGGGCGGGGACTACGAGGAGCTCTAG
- the RABL6 gene encoding rab-like protein 6 isoform X1, which produces MFSALKKLVGSEQAPGRDKNIPAGLQSMNQALQRRFAKGVQYNMKIVIRGDRNTGKTALWHRLQGKQFVEEYIPTQEIRVTSIHWNYKTTDDIVKVEVWDVVDKGKCRRRGDGLKVENDPQEAESEMALDAEFLDVYKNCNGVVMMFDITKQWTFNYILRELPKVPAHVPVCVLGNYRDMGEHRVVLPDDVRDFIDNLDRPPGSSYFRYAESSMKNSFGLKYLHKFFNIPFLQLQRETLLRQLETNQLDVDATLEELSVQQETEDQNYDIFLEMMEARSRGHTSPLAANGQSPSSGSQSPVVPPSTVSTGSSSPSTPQPAPQLPLQPPSACPCPPAPAEAPPPPAAPAPRRSIISRLFGTSPAAEAAPSSPEPAPASEAPAKVQNVEDFVPEDGLDRSFLDDTAPRKEEKKVEAKVSQDSDSDGEAPGGNPLVAGFQDDVGLEDRPPAGPVPRRDTTASEEEAAGMAGHTKATAATPQKRAEPETKRYVEGMRPGVGAAESPLTSSLSRRPSTQASRPPRAVESRRPGVRKSHRQDPSGGREEKRGEQVASSSSSSDPEGPIAAQMLSFVMDDPDFESDSDTQRKAEEFPVREDLSDDTDEDARPAQPPPPPKPPVSSFRLKNDSDLFGLGLEETGHKEISDEEKEGKPPSKEKKKKKKKSKEEEEKAARKKSKQKKSRDKEEGRQERRRRPRGTTERTAADELEAFLGGAAPSGHLRGGGDYEEL; this is translated from the exons ATGTTTTCCGCGCTCAAGAAGCTGGTGGGGTCGGAGCAGGCTCCCGGCCGCGACAAGAATATCCCCGCCGGGCTGCAATCCATGAACCAGGCGCTGCAGAGGCGCTTCGCCAAAGGGGTGCAGTACAACA tgaagATTGTGATCCGAGGAGACAGGAACACGGGCAAGACCGCGCTGTGGCACCGGCTGCAGGGCAAGCAGTTCGTGGAGGAGTACATCCCCACGCAGGAGATCCGGGTCACCAGCATCCACTGGAACTACAAAA CCACTGACGACATCGTGAAAGTTGAGGTCTGGGACGTAGTTGACAAAG GGAAGTGCAGGCGGCGAGGTGACGGCCTGAAGGTGGAGAACGACCCCCAGGAG GCGGAGTCCGAGATGGCCCTGGACGCCGAGTTCCTGGACGTGTACAAGAACTGTAACGGGGTGGTCATGATGTTCGACATCACCAAGCAGTG GACCTTCAACTACATTCTCCGGGAGCTTCCCAAGGTGCCGGCCCACGTGCCGGTGTGCGTGCTGGGGAACTACCGCGACATGGGCGAGCACCGAGTCGTCCTGCCCGACGACGTGCGTGACTTCATCGACAACCtggacag GCCCCCGGGCTCCTCCTACTTCCGCTACGCCGAGTCCTCCATGAAAAACAGCTTTGGCCTGAAATACCTTCACAAATTCTTCAACATCCCGTTCCTGCAGCTCCAG AGAGAGACGCTGCTCCGGCAGCTGGAGACGAACCAGCTGGACGTGGACGCCACGCTGGAGGAGCTGTCGGTGCAGCAGGAGACAGAGGACCAGAACTACGACAT CTTCCTCGAGATGATGGAGGCACGCAGCCGTGGCCACACGTCCCCACTGGCCGCCAACGGGCAGAGCCCGTCCTCAGGCTCCCAGTCTCCGGTGGTGCCCCCGAGCACCGTGTCCACGGGCAGCTCCAGCCCCAGCACGCCCCAGCCGGCCCCACAGCTGCCCCTCCAACCCCCCtcggcctgcccctgccccccagcccctgcagagGCCCCACCGCCTCCCGCAGCCCCCGCCCCGCGGCGCAGCATCATCTCGAGGCTGTTCGGGACGTCGCCAGCCGCCGAGGCGGCCCCTTCATCCCCAG AGCCAGCCCCGGCCTCAGAGGCCCCGGCAAAAGTCCAGAACGTGGAGGATTTTGTTCCCGAAGATGGCCTTGACCGCAGCTTCCTGGATGACACGGCCCCccggaaggaggagaagaaagtcGAAGCCAAGGTCTCACAGGACAGTGACAG CGATGGGGAGGCCCCGGGGGGGAACCCACTGGTGGCAGGCTTCCAGGACGACGTGGGCCTTGAAGACAGGCCGCCCGCGGGCCCTGTCCCCAGGAGAGACACCACTGCCAGCGAGGAGGAAGCAGCGGGGATGGCGGGGCACACCAAGGCCACTGCCGCGACCCCCCAAAAGCGCGCCGAGCCAGAGACCAAACGGTACGTGGAGGGGATGcgccctggggtgggggcggccgAGAGCCCCCTGACCTCGTCCTTGTCCCGAAGGCCATCCACACAGGCCTCGAGGCCACCTAGGGCCGTGGAGTCCCGCCGGCCAGGTGTCCGCAAGTCCCACCGCCAGGACCCCTCAGGAGGCCGCGAGGAGAAGAGGGGTGAGCAGGTggcatcatcatcgtcatcaagTGACCCCGAGGGGCCCATCGCCGCTCAGATGCTGTCCTTCGTCATGGACGACCCTGACTTCGAGAGCGACTCAGACACTCAGCGGAAAGCG GAGGAGTTCCCGGTGCGAGAGGACCTCTCTGACGACACGGACGAGGACGCCCGCCCTGCccagccacccccgccccccaagccCCCCGTGTCCTCCTTCAGACTGAAGAATGACTCGGACCTCTTTGGGCTGGGACTGGAGGAGACGGGCCACAAGGAGATCAGTGACGAAG AGAAGGAGGGCAAGCCTCCCtccaaggagaagaagaagaaaaagaagaaaagcaaagag gaggaagaaaaggccgcgaggaagaaaagcaagcagaagaagagCAGGGACAAGGAGGAGGGCAGGcaggagcggcggcggcggcccagGGGCACCACCGAGAGGACCGCAGCCGACGAGCTGGAAGCCTTCCTGGGGGGTGCGGCGCCGAGCGGCCACCTCCGCGGGGGCGGGGACTACGAGGAGCTCTAG
- the PHPT1 gene encoding 14 kDa phosphohistidine phosphatase, which translates to MAAADLAQIADVDIDPDGVFKYVLIRVHAAPPSEAPAGKSKEIVRGYKWAEYHADIYDKVSGEMQKKGYSCECLGGGRISHQSQDKKIHVYGYSMGYGRAQHSVSTEKIKAVYPDYEVTWADDGY; encoded by the exons ATGGCGGCGGCGGACCTCGCCCAGATAGCCGATGTGGACATCGATCCCGACGGCGTCTTCAAGTACGTGCTAATCCGAGTTCACGCGGCGCCGCCCTCCGAGGCCCCGGCCGGGAAGAGCAAGGAGATCGTGCGGGGCTATAAGTGGGCCGAGTACCACG CCGACATCTATGACAAGGTATCGGGCGAGATGCAGAAGAAGGGCTATAGCTGTGAGTGCCTGGGAGGCGGGCGCATCTCCCACCAGAGCCAGGACAAGAAGATCCACGTGTATGGCTACTCCATG GGTTACGGTCGTGCCCAGCACTCAGTCTCCACTGAGAAGATCAAAGCCGTGTACCCGGACTACGAGGTCACCTGGGCCGACGACGGTTACTGA